The following proteins come from a genomic window of Gynuella sunshinyii YC6258:
- the exaC gene encoding acetaldehyde dehydrogenase ExaC: MIYANPGQPDSLVQYKSRYENYIGGEWVPPVNGAYMDNISPVNGQVFCQVPRSDAADIEKALDAAHAAAPAWGKASPAERANVLLRIADRIEQNLEMLAVAETWDNGKAVRETLAADIPLTVDHFRYFAGCLRAQEGSMAEIDETTVAYHVHEPLGVVGQIIPWNFPILMAAWKLGPALAAGNCVVMKPAEQTPASILLLMEVIGDLLPPGVVNIVNGLGEEAGQALATSHRIAKIAFTGSTQVGSHILKCAADLLIPSTVELGGKSPNLYFSDVMRHEDEYLSKCVEGMVLAFFNQGEVCTCPSRALIQEDIYDDLIGLVMERAQKIRRGNPLDTETQVGAQASQEQFDRIMNYIRIGREEGAQVLMGGDVAKVSDDLSKGFYIQPTMLLGKNNMKIFQEEIFGPVISVTTFKDEAEALAIANDTEYGLGAGVWTRDMNRAYRMGRSIQAGRIWTNCYHAYPAHAAFGGYKKSGIGRETHKKALEHYQQTKNLLVSYSTSPLGFF, translated from the coding sequence ATGATTTATGCCAATCCAGGCCAGCCAGATTCTCTCGTACAGTACAAGAGTCGTTATGAAAACTATATTGGTGGCGAGTGGGTACCACCGGTCAATGGTGCGTATATGGATAACATCAGTCCGGTGAACGGCCAGGTGTTCTGTCAGGTACCGCGTTCCGACGCCGCTGATATTGAAAAGGCCCTTGATGCTGCCCACGCTGCTGCCCCTGCCTGGGGTAAGGCGTCACCTGCCGAACGTGCCAACGTACTGCTCAGAATTGCTGACCGCATCGAGCAGAATCTGGAGATGCTGGCCGTGGCCGAAACCTGGGACAACGGCAAGGCCGTCCGGGAAACACTGGCTGCTGACATTCCATTGACCGTCGATCACTTCCGCTACTTTGCAGGCTGTCTGCGGGCTCAGGAAGGCTCCATGGCTGAGATCGACGAAACTACCGTGGCCTATCACGTCCACGAGCCTCTGGGGGTCGTTGGTCAGATCATCCCATGGAATTTCCCGATTCTAATGGCGGCCTGGAAACTGGGGCCTGCGTTGGCTGCCGGTAATTGTGTGGTCATGAAACCGGCTGAACAGACGCCGGCATCCATATTGTTACTGATGGAAGTGATTGGTGATCTGCTGCCGCCGGGGGTGGTCAATATTGTCAACGGTCTGGGTGAAGAAGCCGGCCAGGCGCTGGCAACCAGTCACCGTATCGCCAAGATTGCCTTTACCGGTTCCACTCAGGTGGGTAGCCATATCCTCAAATGCGCTGCTGATCTGTTGATACCAAGTACTGTGGAGCTGGGCGGTAAATCACCCAATCTGTATTTTTCCGATGTCATGCGCCATGAAGATGAATATCTGAGCAAATGTGTCGAAGGCATGGTGCTGGCGTTCTTCAACCAGGGCGAAGTGTGTACTTGTCCATCGCGGGCGCTGATTCAGGAGGATATCTACGATGACCTGATCGGTCTGGTAATGGAACGGGCCCAGAAAATCCGTCGCGGTAATCCTCTGGATACCGAAACCCAGGTGGGTGCTCAGGCTTCCCAGGAACAATTCGACCGCATCATGAACTATATCCGCATCGGTCGCGAAGAGGGGGCTCAGGTGCTGATGGGTGGCGATGTTGCCAAAGTCAGCGACGATTTGTCGAAAGGTTTCTACATCCAGCCAACCATGTTGTTAGGCAAGAACAACATGAAGATCTTCCAGGAAGAGATTTTCGGACCGGTCATCAGCGTGACCACCTTTAAAGATGAAGCCGAAGCCCTGGCGATTGCCAATGATACTGAATATGGCCTGGGTGCCGGTGTCTGGACCCGGGATATGAACCGCGCCTACCGGATGGGACGTTCTATTCAGGCCGGCCGGATATGGACGAACTGTTATCATGCTTATCCTGCGCATGCGGCGTTTGGCGGTTATAAGAAATCCGGTATTGGTCGTGAGACCCATAAAAAAGCGCTGGAACATTATCAGCAGACCAAAAACCTGTTGGTCAGTTATAGCACCAGCCCACTTGGATTTTTCTAA
- a CDS encoding zinc ribbon domain-containing protein YjdM — MSTLPNCPQCNSEYTYEDGNMFVCPECAHEWSKEETGGTASDEKVFRDANGNELHDGDTITVIKDLKVKGSSLVVKVGTKVKNIRLVDGDHDIDCKIDGIGAMKLKSEFVKKV, encoded by the coding sequence ATGAGCACCTTACCTAATTGCCCTCAGTGCAACTCAGAATACACCTACGAAGATGGCAATATGTTCGTCTGCCCCGAGTGCGCGCACGAATGGTCAAAAGAAGAGACTGGTGGCACGGCCAGTGATGAAAAAGTCTTTCGTGATGCTAACGGCAATGAACTGCACGATGGCGACACGATTACGGTCATCAAGGATCTGAAAGTCAAAGGCTCTTCCCTGGTGGTCAAAGTAGGCACTAAAGTCAAAAACATCCGCCTGGTGGATGGCGATCACGACATCGACTGCAAAATCGACGGTATTGGCGCTATGAAACTCAAGTCCGAATTTGTCAAAAAGGTCTGA
- a CDS encoding family 43 glycosylhydrolase has translation MRHSNPKNTNKQVAALAAVFALLAGAAHAKSIQSYSDGGYIVHAGESPAILVTDGFQQSNGQWKKVAGLASSDCVSFESVYSAGYYLRHYNFEVILTKNDNSQVFREDATFCERPGLGEVNHTSFEAYNYPGYYIKHSGTRLGLIELDAASSEQAKRDATFSLIDDVVDGQIYYIQNRNSGKCLRTLDSSTADAASIVQYSCGHSDAEQWQFKSIGNHEYNIIQVGSGKFADIDGASTSAGGNNIIWPGNGRDNQKWEVVDQGDGFFHIVNVHSGLLLDISSGSSADNANNIQWPDNQGTNQDWRFIHASIDNFSSNPILSEVGVDLADPDVIYANNRFYLYPTTVPSRDWLSTNMHVYSSSDFVNWQDDGEIVSNQNFTWEDIKFWAPAIEARNGKFYFYFSLNHNIAVAVADSPTGPFTDPLGAPLVSGHIDPDVFVDDDGQGYLYYGQGYPRVKRLNEDMISTTGPEIALEAPNMREGIYMFKRNGVYYLSWSVDDARSDNYHVEYSMGQSPLGPFEYQGVLLEKAGELVGTGHHSIIQMPDSDDWYIVYHRHFVPDGGGQYREIATQRLTFNSDGTIQQVVPQHTFKKPVQ, from the coding sequence ATGCGACATTCAAACCCCAAGAATACGAATAAACAGGTTGCCGCACTCGCCGCTGTATTCGCGTTGCTCGCAGGCGCTGCTCATGCCAAAAGCATTCAGTCTTATAGTGACGGTGGCTATATTGTCCATGCGGGTGAGTCCCCGGCCATACTGGTGACCGATGGCTTTCAACAATCGAATGGACAATGGAAAAAAGTGGCAGGGCTTGCCAGCAGCGATTGTGTGTCATTCGAGTCGGTTTATTCAGCCGGCTATTATCTACGTCATTACAACTTTGAAGTGATATTAACGAAGAATGACAACTCTCAGGTTTTCAGGGAGGACGCCACTTTTTGTGAGCGCCCTGGTCTGGGAGAGGTTAACCATACATCGTTTGAAGCCTATAACTATCCCGGGTATTACATTAAACATTCGGGAACCCGCCTCGGATTGATCGAACTGGATGCTGCCAGCAGCGAGCAGGCAAAACGTGACGCTACCTTTTCGTTGATTGACGATGTTGTCGATGGTCAGATTTACTATATCCAAAACCGTAACAGCGGCAAATGTCTGCGTACTTTGGACAGTTCAACTGCCGATGCTGCGAGCATCGTTCAATACAGCTGTGGCCATAGCGATGCTGAACAATGGCAATTTAAATCAATTGGGAATCATGAATACAACATCATCCAGGTTGGTAGTGGCAAATTTGCCGATATCGACGGTGCATCAACCAGTGCCGGTGGTAACAATATTATCTGGCCGGGAAATGGCCGTGATAATCAGAAATGGGAAGTCGTCGATCAGGGCGACGGATTTTTTCATATCGTCAATGTTCACAGCGGTCTGCTGTTGGATATCAGCTCGGGCTCAAGCGCTGATAATGCGAACAATATTCAATGGCCCGACAACCAGGGTACCAATCAGGACTGGCGTTTTATTCATGCCAGTATTGATAACTTTTCCTCTAACCCCATTCTCTCGGAAGTGGGTGTGGATCTGGCAGATCCGGATGTCATCTACGCGAATAACCGGTTCTATTTGTACCCCACTACGGTACCATCACGCGATTGGTTATCGACCAATATGCACGTCTACTCGTCCTCTGATTTCGTGAATTGGCAGGATGATGGTGAAATTGTGTCGAATCAAAACTTTACCTGGGAAGATATCAAATTCTGGGCACCGGCCATTGAGGCACGTAATGGCAAATTCTATTTCTATTTTTCCCTCAACCATAATATAGCGGTAGCCGTGGCGGACAGCCCGACCGGTCCTTTCACTGATCCACTCGGTGCTCCCTTGGTCTCCGGCCATATTGATCCGGATGTGTTTGTCGATGATGATGGCCAGGGTTATCTCTATTATGGCCAGGGTTATCCGCGGGTTAAGCGATTGAATGAGGATATGATTTCAACTACGGGTCCGGAAATTGCCCTTGAGGCACCGAATATGCGCGAGGGGATTTATATGTTCAAGCGCAACGGGGTATATTATTTGTCCTGGTCTGTAGATGATGCTCGATCAGATAATTACCATGTTGAGTATTCCATGGGCCAAAGTCCCCTTGGTCCTTTTGAATATCAGGGTGTGCTGTTGGAAAAAGCAGGCGAGTTGGTTGGTACCGGCCACCACTCAATTATTCAAATGCCTGACAGCGACGATTGGTACATTGTTTATCATCGTCACTTCGTACCCGATGGTGGCGGCCAATACCGAGAGATTGCGACACAAAGGCTGACGTTTAACAGCGATGGCACCATCCAACAGGTGGTCCCGCAACATACCTTCAAAAAACCGGTTCAATAA
- a CDS encoding glycoside hydrolase family 6 protein — MTNRRRDLAVAFMMMVGVGCSQDNGNSSNDNNSSSGGTSDPAPAVNHAPEAAISASSNNSLVNFSAAGSTDIDGDQLTYSWDFGDGSFGSGIAVSHSYNSSGQYTAKLTVSDGSLSHSTTMMIVITENNSGGGDNGSGGGSDNGSGNGSDNGSDNGSDNGSDNGSDNGSDNGSDNGSDNGSDNGSDNGSDNGSDNGSDNGSDNGSDNGSDNGSDNGSDNGSDNGSDNGSDNGSDNGSDNGSGTDEPSPPTEDSEAEDIVDDSTYDGSIPLEQEVEGTAGASLQTDGNPFSDAYFYLSPDIKNMMDSSLAIVEKSGDVTLANKIKYVQRQPSAIWMDSIQTISGDPAAGRRSLEEHLNAARIQQEFHAEQNGGVKAPMTVVIIIYNLPDRDCAAYASNGKLIQVGKPSEYPYGANGIGFDQYRDDYIGKIVEIFKKPEFKDLRIVAMLEPDSFPNMITNTNEGANGEPANSSLNPERASLANGGYCDRILSDISHGEMVQGEGTNDKPNLGLYAAGLRLAIREFADIPNVYTYMDIGHAGWLGWDNNESSTTNMKRGVKYFKQLVDGADGVLDGKGLEMVRGFASNTSGYTPVEEPLISNSYNDRQALQDFYQWNPAVDELSYIDRLKDYFTKTGDAIGDSAFDPNKLGFIIDTARNGWGAPGRPTPGAGSKGTDSSKRVDKRPHRGHWCNVNNAGVGEVPKAAPDPSRPYLDAFFWMKPPGESDGISFDYTKMSAAEVAALDDIDRTVYESASDPVYAGKSLDTMCMPGESRENTTVDVVPALAPHAGGWFHKQFIMLINNAYPPLGESDYD; from the coding sequence ATGACTAACCGAAGACGTGATCTTGCTGTCGCCTTTATGATGATGGTGGGAGTAGGTTGTTCGCAGGACAACGGAAACAGTTCTAATGATAATAACTCATCATCCGGCGGGACCAGCGACCCTGCACCAGCGGTAAACCACGCTCCTGAAGCGGCAATCTCTGCCTCTTCCAATAACAGTCTTGTCAACTTTTCAGCAGCAGGCTCAACAGATATCGACGGTGATCAGCTGACGTATAGCTGGGATTTTGGTGATGGCTCGTTTGGGTCCGGTATCGCTGTTTCCCATAGCTATAACAGCAGTGGTCAATATACTGCAAAACTGACCGTGAGCGACGGTAGCCTGAGCCACTCGACAACCATGATGATTGTGATTACCGAAAACAATTCGGGTGGTGGGGATAACGGTTCCGGTGGCGGATCCGATAATGGTTCCGGTAATGGATCAGACAACGGTTCTGACAATGGCTCCGATAACGGATCAGACAACGGTTCTGACAATGGCTCCGATAACGGATCAGACAATGGTTCTGACAACGGCTCCGATAACGGATCAGACAACGGTTCTGACAATGGCTCCGATAACGGATCAGACAATGGTTCTGACAATGGCTCCGATAACGGATCAGACAATGGTTCTGATAATGGCTCCGATAACGGATCAGACAACGGTTCTGATAATGGCTCCGATAACGGATCAGACAACGGTTCTGACAATGGCAGCGGTACTGATGAACCCTCTCCACCGACTGAAGATAGCGAAGCCGAAGATATCGTTGATGACAGCACTTACGACGGTAGCATCCCTCTGGAGCAGGAAGTTGAAGGTACTGCGGGTGCGTCATTACAAACTGATGGCAACCCGTTCTCAGACGCCTATTTTTATCTGAGCCCGGATATTAAAAACATGATGGATTCCTCCCTGGCCATCGTGGAAAAAAGTGGTGATGTCACACTGGCCAATAAGATCAAATATGTTCAGCGCCAACCCAGCGCCATTTGGATGGATTCGATCCAAACCATCAGTGGTGATCCTGCTGCCGGCAGACGGTCTCTGGAAGAGCACCTTAACGCTGCACGCATCCAGCAGGAGTTTCATGCTGAACAGAATGGTGGTGTCAAGGCACCAATGACTGTGGTTATCATCATTTATAACCTGCCAGACAGAGACTGCGCCGCCTACGCCTCTAACGGAAAACTGATACAGGTAGGCAAGCCATCTGAATATCCTTATGGTGCCAACGGTATTGGCTTCGACCAATACCGCGATGACTATATCGGTAAAATTGTTGAGATCTTCAAAAAACCGGAATTCAAGGATCTGCGCATTGTGGCTATGCTGGAACCGGACTCATTCCCGAACATGATTACCAACACCAACGAAGGTGCTAATGGTGAGCCTGCCAACTCCAGCCTGAATCCAGAGCGCGCATCATTGGCCAATGGCGGCTACTGTGACCGTATTCTGAGTGACATTTCTCATGGCGAAATGGTTCAGGGTGAAGGTACTAACGACAAACCGAACCTGGGTCTTTATGCCGCCGGTCTGCGCCTTGCAATCAGAGAATTTGCTGACATTCCAAACGTCTATACTTACATGGATATCGGCCATGCAGGTTGGCTGGGCTGGGACAACAATGAAAGTTCCACAACCAACATGAAGCGTGGCGTGAAATACTTCAAACAGCTGGTTGATGGTGCTGATGGTGTACTCGATGGAAAAGGTCTGGAGATGGTCCGCGGTTTTGCATCCAACACCTCCGGCTATACTCCAGTCGAAGAACCGTTGATTTCCAATTCTTATAATGACCGTCAAGCATTGCAGGATTTCTACCAGTGGAATCCGGCAGTGGATGAACTGTCTTACATTGATCGTTTGAAAGATTATTTCACCAAGACCGGTGATGCTATTGGTGATTCGGCATTTGATCCCAATAAGCTGGGCTTCATTATTGATACTGCCCGAAATGGCTGGGGTGCACCGGGTCGTCCGACACCGGGTGCGGGTAGCAAAGGTACGGACTCCAGTAAACGGGTCGACAAACGTCCTCATCGGGGTCACTGGTGTAACGTCAACAATGCCGGTGTTGGTGAAGTGCCTAAAGCGGCTCCGGATCCTTCCCGTCCATATCTGGATGCCTTCTTCTGGATGAAACCACCCGGGGAATCTGATGGCATCTCTTTCGACTACACCAAAATGTCAGCAGCAGAGGTGGCCGCGTTGGACGATATAGATCGCACAGTTTACGAATCCGCCAGTGATCCGGTCTATGCCGGCAAATCTCTGGACACCATGTGTATGCCGGGAGAAAGCCGCGAGAACACAACAGTTGATGTGGTCCCGGCTCTGGCTCCACATGCTGGTGGATGGTTCCACAAACAGTTCATCATGTTGATCAATAACGCTTATCCACCACTGGGTGAAAGCGACTACGATTAA
- a CDS encoding VOC family protein, whose translation MSEPNFFIFYVRDLNTSCAFYEQIFERPVQRSSDHFAMLKFSHINFALWTAQQVDPTLNAPGGSTEMVITLTSTADVDQLYQKWTADGINITQPPTQLGFGYNFVARDPDGHFLRVMA comes from the coding sequence ATGTCAGAACCCAACTTTTTTATCTTTTATGTGCGCGACCTGAATACCAGTTGCGCGTTTTATGAACAGATATTTGAACGTCCTGTACAACGTTCATCCGATCACTTTGCAATGCTGAAGTTCAGTCATATTAATTTTGCTTTATGGACTGCTCAGCAGGTCGATCCAACACTGAACGCACCTGGCGGCAGTACTGAAATGGTGATTACGTTAACCTCTACAGCGGACGTTGATCAGCTGTATCAAAAATGGACAGCAGACGGTATCAATATTACTCAACCCCCCACTCAACTTGGCTTTGGTTACAACTTTGTCGCCAGAGATCCTGATGGTCATTTCCTCAGAGTGATGGCTTGA
- a CDS encoding helix-turn-helix transcriptional regulator has product MSRAERLLELIQILRRHRRPVTAASLAQKLDISVRTVYRDIASLQAQGADIDGEAGIGFILKPGLTLPPLNLGSNEIEALMLGAHWVVNNADPELQSAARNVIAKISAVLPAELRQELESSSLLTGPSRVTDQHHRYLADIRAAIRIEQKVQLQYRDIHDQLSERIIWPFAIGFFEQSRVIIGWCELRQDVRHFRTDRISALTRLNSRYPKSRMSLFKQWRQTYQVPERLFDQ; this is encoded by the coding sequence GTGTCTCGCGCTGAACGCCTGCTGGAACTGATACAGATATTACGCCGCCATCGTCGACCGGTCACAGCTGCTTCGCTGGCCCAGAAACTCGATATCAGTGTTCGAACGGTGTATCGCGATATTGCGTCGTTGCAGGCTCAGGGAGCGGATATCGACGGTGAGGCAGGGATAGGCTTTATCCTGAAACCGGGTCTGACTCTGCCACCGCTGAACCTCGGCTCCAATGAAATCGAAGCATTGATGCTGGGTGCCCACTGGGTGGTCAACAACGCTGACCCGGAATTACAGAGTGCTGCCCGTAACGTGATCGCCAAAATCAGTGCGGTGCTGCCGGCCGAGCTTCGGCAGGAACTCGAATCATCCTCACTGTTAACAGGCCCCAGTCGGGTGACGGACCAACATCATCGTTATCTGGCGGACATTCGCGCCGCTATCCGTATTGAACAGAAAGTTCAACTGCAATACCGCGATATCCACGACCAGTTATCAGAACGCATCATCTGGCCATTTGCCATCGGTTTTTTTGAACAGAGTCGGGTCATTATCGGCTGGTGCGAGCTACGCCAGGATGTCCGGCACTTTCGGACTGATCGCATCTCCGCTCTGACCCGGCTGAACAGCCGCTATCCAAAATCCCGCATGTCACTGTTCAAACAATGGCGGCAGACCTATCAGGTACCTGAACGGTTGTTTGACCAATAA
- a CDS encoding helix-turn-helix transcriptional regulator, with protein MEAQSGLAARAVQNRYHRPMKSLVENRTVYESHEAELSIYDTYEPARQVVLDADEILYCGMITGKKTLHGKNHYQADFLPHESFVMAPGETIAIDFPEARINRPTSCLTLGISRDKLRQVCDRLNQNNPIPQELGEWHYDSHQVLHTFHTEATQHLLIRMVDSFLKHDDDRDLVLNLGVTELLTRMMRQQGRDFLLLCAKHDPTYSSITAVARYIDDHLAEAIEVEHLCKLACMSRSKLYQQFKNMLGCGPMEYVHQRRLECAREMIIAGKSITEACFSVGYVNASHFSRRFQQQYGVSPRHFSKNGENIAQTDG; from the coding sequence ATGGAGGCTCAGTCAGGATTAGCGGCCCGGGCTGTTCAAAACCGTTATCACAGGCCCATGAAATCGTTAGTGGAGAACCGCACCGTTTATGAAAGCCACGAGGCGGAATTGTCCATATATGACACCTACGAACCTGCCCGTCAGGTCGTTCTGGATGCAGATGAAATTCTTTACTGTGGCATGATTACGGGTAAGAAAACCCTGCACGGAAAAAATCACTACCAGGCAGACTTTCTGCCTCATGAATCGTTCGTCATGGCCCCTGGAGAAACCATTGCCATCGACTTTCCCGAAGCCCGCATCAACCGTCCGACCAGTTGCCTGACCCTGGGGATCAGCCGCGACAAGTTGCGTCAGGTCTGTGACCGTCTTAATCAGAATAATCCGATACCTCAGGAACTGGGCGAGTGGCACTACGACAGCCATCAGGTGCTACATACTTTTCACACGGAAGCCACTCAGCATTTGCTGATTCGTATGGTCGACAGTTTTCTGAAACATGATGACGACCGCGATCTGGTACTCAATCTGGGGGTGACCGAACTGCTGACTCGCATGATGCGACAACAGGGACGCGACTTTCTGCTGTTATGCGCCAAACATGATCCCACTTATTCCAGCATCACTGCCGTCGCCCGTTATATTGATGATCATCTGGCGGAAGCCATAGAAGTGGAACATTTGTGCAAGCTGGCCTGCATGAGCCGTAGCAAACTGTATCAACAATTTAAAAACATGCTTGGCTGCGGACCGATGGAATATGTCCATCAACGCAGGTTGGAGTGCGCCCGTGAAATGATCATTGCCGGGAAATCGATTACTGAGGCCTGCTTCAGTGTCGGCTACGTCAATGCCAGCCACTTTTCCCGTCGGTTTCAACAGCAATACGGTGTGTCACCACGACACTTCAGCAAAAATGGAGAGAACATCGCACAGACAGACGGATAA
- a CDS encoding tannase/feruloyl esterase family alpha/beta hydrolase: MNKHILLSKYGPRAGLLIALSATSSAYAQMSCPQVSTEALGITGVRVLSSEEVPAGAGSPIAHCRIDALAAERTGQDGHDYAIHFEIRLPDDWNGRFVHQFNGGNDGTVVPAFGPLLGGNTQRTALGIGYAVLSSDAGHDGASYPDAQLAAGSRFGLDPEARLYYGYKAVETLTPIGKQILASYYGEAPVSSYGIGCSNGGRHGMVAASRFGDQFDGILVGAPGFNLPKAAVQHALDVQTLNALTGDLRTSFSPADLAAVGTAINQSCDALDGLEDGIVSDIAACQENFDINTAVCQNDNQEQCISEAQAQALTTIFAGPRNAHGAQLYSEWAWDPGISGSDWRFWKVQSPIPPWDNLPLIAVMGASSLAQIFTTPPTKVDGDPDSLLNFLLDFDLNRDSWKIYKRNRNYRESAMSFMTPPDARNPKLKKLKRSGGKIILFHGVSDPVFSYLDTENWYRRLNRNYHGHADRFAKLYPVPGMNHCSGGPATDDFNLFEQLVNWVENDQEPQSVTAKVRADNPEVPADWSPTRTRKLCPYPEVATYVGGNPESADSFVCQ; encoded by the coding sequence ATGAATAAGCACATTCTTTTATCCAAATATGGACCACGAGCCGGGTTGTTAATCGCTCTGTCCGCCACTTCATCCGCATACGCACAAATGTCCTGCCCGCAGGTCAGCACTGAAGCTCTGGGTATCACTGGAGTCAGAGTGCTCAGCAGCGAAGAAGTCCCGGCTGGGGCTGGCAGCCCGATAGCACATTGTCGTATCGATGCGCTGGCAGCGGAACGCACCGGGCAAGATGGTCATGATTACGCCATTCATTTTGAAATACGCCTGCCAGACGATTGGAATGGTCGCTTTGTACATCAGTTTAACGGTGGTAACGATGGAACAGTTGTACCGGCTTTCGGTCCGTTATTGGGCGGCAATACTCAGAGGACCGCTCTGGGGATCGGTTATGCGGTGTTGTCATCAGATGCCGGACACGATGGCGCTTCGTATCCGGATGCCCAGCTGGCAGCCGGTTCTCGTTTCGGACTCGATCCTGAAGCAAGGCTGTATTACGGCTATAAAGCCGTTGAAACGCTGACGCCGATCGGCAAGCAGATTCTGGCCAGCTATTATGGCGAGGCACCGGTCAGTTCTTATGGTATAGGCTGTTCTAATGGCGGTCGTCACGGCATGGTTGCCGCTTCACGCTTTGGTGATCAATTCGATGGGATTTTAGTGGGAGCACCTGGTTTCAATCTGCCCAAAGCGGCCGTGCAGCATGCCCTGGATGTGCAAACCCTGAATGCACTCACCGGTGATCTGCGCACCTCATTCTCCCCTGCCGATCTGGCGGCTGTTGGCACTGCCATCAATCAGAGCTGCGATGCCCTGGATGGACTTGAAGATGGCATCGTTTCCGATATAGCAGCCTGTCAGGAGAACTTCGATATCAATACCGCCGTTTGTCAAAACGATAACCAGGAACAGTGTATCTCAGAGGCTCAGGCACAGGCGCTGACAACCATTTTTGCCGGTCCCAGGAATGCACACGGCGCTCAGTTGTATAGTGAATGGGCCTGGGATCCGGGCATCAGTGGTAGCGACTGGCGTTTCTGGAAAGTCCAAAGTCCGATTCCACCGTGGGACAACCTGCCTTTAATTGCCGTCATGGGAGCAAGTTCCCTGGCTCAGATTTTTACCACTCCCCCAACCAAAGTCGACGGGGATCCCGATTCTCTGTTGAATTTCCTGCTGGATTTTGATCTTAACCGCGACAGTTGGAAAATCTATAAACGTAACCGTAACTATCGTGAGTCTGCCATGTCGTTCATGACGCCTCCTGATGCCAGAAACCCCAAACTGAAAAAACTCAAACGATCCGGCGGCAAGATCATCCTGTTCCACGGGGTGTCGGATCCGGTGTTTTCATATCTGGATACTGAAAACTGGTATCGCAGGCTGAACCGTAATTATCACGGTCATGCTGACCGATTTGCCAAACTGTACCCGGTTCCTGGCATGAACCATTGCTCCGGCGGACCCGCCACGGATGACTTCAATCTGTTCGAACAACTGGTGAACTGGGTCGAGAACGATCAGGAACCTCAGTCGGTCACAGCAAAGGTCAGAGCTGACAATCCGGAAGTACCGGCAGACTGGTCACCAACCCGCACGCGGAAACTCTGCCCTTATCCGGAAGTCGCCACCTATGTCGGCGGAAACCCGGAAAGCGCTGACAGCTTCGTTTGCCAGTAA